Within Coffea arabica cultivar ET-39 chromosome 4e, Coffea Arabica ET-39 HiFi, whole genome shotgun sequence, the genomic segment TCTGTACCataacagtggtatcagagctagctACGAGCCATTGGGAAATGACTAAAATTCAAGACGAAATAGGAAAGGAGGTAACTGAATTGGGAAGTATAGTAAGAACTTTTGCTAACAGGAGTGATGGACTGGAGCAAGCTGTAAGGATCATGGAGCATAGGCAGGAGAGCACTGAGAAGGCTCTCAAAAAATCTGGATCAGAAGTATGAATGTATGATGAACATGATGGCACAATTGTTAGCAAACCTAAACGACAAAGGGAAGGATCTAGAAGGCGGCAGCTCAGAGCCAGAACTAGGACACCAGGAAGTTAACAGGAGAAGAAAGGTGCAGAAAGGAGTTCAGGACAGATATGAGTCCAGAGACTACATAACACTCTCCAGGCTGCCTAAGGTGGATCTGCCAACATTCACTGGGGAGAACCCAAGGGAGTGGATCAGGAAGGCCAATAAGTACTTTAAGATCAATGGAGTGGAGGAGGAGATGAAATCTGAAGTTGCAGAACTCTATTTCAGGGATAAGGCAGATATATGGTTCCATGGAGTGTTTAATGGCAGGGATGCTATTCCATGGGAAGAGCTCTGCAATGCACTATGCAAGAGATTTGGAGATGGCTTTCCTGAGGAAGCCATAGAAGAATTCAATAAACTGATGCAGACAGGAACAGTAGCTGACTACTTGGAGCAATTTGAAATGCTCAAAGCCTTGGTAATGCCTTCCCTTCCCCATTTACAAGATTGCTACTATAAAAcctattttcttagtggattgaAAGAGGAGATAGTAACCATGGTAAAAATGGCCAAACCTAAGACACTAGCAGATGCCATAGAGGTTGCCAAACTACAGGAGAGGAACCTGAGAGCCCTACAGAAGATCCATAAAACCACTTCCTATAGCTCCAACTTCCAGAAACCTTTACTTAAAACCCCAAACTATTCAAAATCTCCTGACAAATCCCCAAGCTATCCTAAATTCTTTGACAAACCGATTCCCAAAACACACAACAACTACACCAATACTCAGAACCAGTTCAAAAGACTCACCCCAGCAGAACTCAACCTTAGGAGGGAAAAGGGACTATGTTTCAAATTTACTGAACCTTATACTATAGGACATGTGTGCAGACAGTCTCATTTAAACCTGTTGATAATGGAGGAGGAAGGGATGGCAACCACTGAGGTAGAGGGGGAGAAGAAAGATGAGAATGATGTGTTCTGTGACTGTATTGGAGGGGAATTAGAAAACGAACACATGGAAGTATCCATCCATGCCTTAGCAGGGGGGAGTGAACACAAAACCATCAGGATCAAAGGGATGATTAAGGGAAAGGCCATTGTTGCACTGGTTAAAAGTGGCAGTACACACTGTTTCATTGATGAGCAAGTGGCCAAAAACTTGAAATTAGGACAGAAGGGGGGACTCTTTCAGTAAGGGTGGCAAATGGAGAAAAACTGTAGTCTAGAAACATTGTTAAGCCTGTGACATGGAAAATGCAGGGATATGAGTTTCAACACCAGTTCAATACACTGAGGTTGGGGGGGTGTGACATGATACTAGGAGTTGACTGGTTAGCCAGGTACAATCCAATGGAATTTGACTTTAGAGGTCTAAGTATGAAGTTCAGGAAGGAAAAACAACAGGTAGAGCTAAAAGGGGAGGACAATACAGTGCAATTGAAACTAATAAGAGGAAGTAGACTGTACAAATGAACCAGGAAACAAGCATATGGGATTCTGGCACAGGTGAGTGCAGTGGTGGACAAGGAACCAGACCAGGAGCCAACACCACCAGAAATGGAGAAGCTATTGCAGGAATTTAAGGATGTATTCCAAGAACCTCAGGGACTACCCCCTGAGAGGAGCCAGGATCACTGCATCACCCTTAAGGAGGGGGCAAAGCCATTCCAAATCAGGCCCTATAGGTGTCCCTATATCCAGAAGACTGAGATTGAGAAGCTAGTGCAGGAAATGCTACAGACTGGGATCATTCAGCTAAGCAGCAGCCCCTTTGCTTCACCAGTACTTTTGGTCAAAAAGAAGGATGGCTCATGGAGGTTTTGTGTGGATTACAGGCAGCTCAATGAACTAACAGTCAAGAACAAGTTCCCTATTTCCCTTATTGATGAGTTACTGGATGAACTACATGGATCCAAATACTTCACTAAAATTGACCTCAGAGCTGGGTACTTCCAGATAAGGGTAAGGAAGGAAGACATACCCAAAACAGCTTTCAGAACACACCAAGGGCTATACAAATTTAAGGTCATGCCATTTGAGCTCACCAATGCACCTGCAACTTTTCAAGGTTTGATGAATCAGGTTTTCCAGAAGCAACTCAGGAAGCGTGTTTTAGTATTCTTTGATGATATACTAATCTACAGTCCTACACTAGTAGAGCATGTGAAGCATGTCACTGAGGTCCTGGGGATTATGAGACAACACTAGCTCTATGCAAAGGAGAGTAAGTGCTCCTTTGCTTAGAAGCAAGTGGAATATCTAGGCCATATCATCTCAGCAGAGGGAGTAAGAGCTGACCCCAAGAAAATTGACAACATGATGCAGTGGCCAAAACTAGTGAACACCAGACAACTGAAGGGATTTCTTGGACTGACAGGCTACTACAGAAAGTTTGTCAAGGGGTATGGAGCTATTGCAAAACCTTTAACTACTCTCCTCAAGACAGATGGCTTCATCTGGGGAGAGGAGGCTGAAGATGCTTTTCAGAAGCTGAAGTTAGCTATGTGCAGTACTTCTGTGCTAGCTCTCCCAGACTTCTCCCAACCCTTTGTGATTTGAGACAGATGCTTGCTATGGAGGAATAGGAGTTGTACTGATGCAGAGCAAGAGACTCTTGGCTTATCTCAATCAGAGCTTGGGACAGAAGAATTTGGGGCTATCAATTTATGAGAAGGAGTTGCTGGCCTTAGTCACAGCAGTCACTAAGTGGAGGCACTACTTGGAAGGGCATCATTTCATCATCAACACTGACCATCAAAGCTTGAAGTATCTACTGGAACAGAGGATCACCACCCCCCTCCAACAGAAGTGGTTGACTAAACTGATGGGACTGAGCTATGAGATATGCTACAAGAAGGGGAAGGAAAATGTAGTAGCAGATGCACTGTCCAGGAAGGGGAGGGATGAAGCTGAGTGTGCAGTGACCTCTACAGTCACACCAAAATGGATGAAAGAAGTGATGGAAAGCTACCTGGGTGATGACTGGGCACAAGATATCATCAGGGAAATCTTAACATGTCCAGGACTGAACTCAGACTACAACTATCAAAGTGGAATTCTAAGATATAAAGGGAGAGTTGTAGTAGGCTGGGGGggagaaataaggaaaaagcTCATCTCTACCCTTCATGACTCTCAGCTAGGAGGACATTCAAGCATACAGGCCAACTGGATGAGAGCTAAACAGCTATTTCACTGGCCAGGTATGTTCAAAGAGATCAAGATAGCAATATTGCAATATGATACCTGCAGGAAGTGTAAGGATGAATGTGTGGCCTATCTAGGACTTCTCCAATCTCTCCCTATTCCACAACACTCCTGGAGTCATATCACCATGGATTTCATAGAGGGGCTACCCAGATCAGAAGGGAAGGACACCATCCTGGTTGTAGTGGACAGGTTTACTAAGTATGCCCACTTCCTGAGCTTATCTCACCCTTTTGATGCTCCTAAGATAGCTAGAATTTTCCTGGATCATGTCAGTAAGCTACATGGCATACCTCAAAGCATGGTCTCAGACAGAGATAAGATCTTCATCAGTCAGTTCTAGACTGAATTATTCACACTACTGGGGGTGAGGCTGAACATGAGCACAGCCTACCATCCTCGAACAGATGGCCAAACAGAAAGGGTCAACCAAGTATTGGAAATGTATCTCAGGTGTATGTCTCACCTGGAACCCAGGAGATGGAACACATGGTTGTCATTGGCTGAGTGGTGGTATAACACTATTTACCACACTGCTATACAAATGACCCTCTTCGAGGCTTTGTATGGAACCAAGCCCCCTCAGCTAGCTCTCGGTCCCTATGAGCAGGCTAAGGTGGCAACAGTGGGTGATTACTTAAAGGACAAGAAGCAAATGGACGAGCTGCTACAGTATAATCTGAAAACTGCTCAGGAGAGGATGAAAAAATATGCTGATGAACACAGGAGTGAGAGGGAATTCCAAGTACGTGATTGGGTCTACTTGAGGCTGCAATCTTACAGACAATCAACTGTGATGGTTAGGAACAATACCAAGCTATCTGCCAAGTACTTTGGTCCCTACCTCATAGAAGAGAGGATTGGTCAGGTGGCTTACAAGCTTAGGTTGCCTACTGCATCAAGGATACACCATGTATTTCATGTCTCCCTGCTGAAGAAGAAGCTGGGAGACAAAGCTACACCTATCTTACAACTTCCAAACACTGATGAAAGGGGGCTGATTAGAGTGGAACCAGTAACGTTGCTAGGCAGAAGGATGATCAAAAGAGGGAATGCTGCTGTCACACAATGGTTAGTACAATGGTGGGGAACTTGAACCTGCAGATGCAACTTGGGAGGATGCTGTGATGATCAGGGAGAAATTTCCTCAGTTTCAACCTTGAGGACAAGGTTTGCTATGGGGGGGAGGTATTGTAATGGAGTGAGAGCTTAACTGAAGTCAGAAGCAAGAGGTAGCAGGAACAAAGAAAGCGTGGATGTCAGTAGTGGAAGGCCTGGACCAGAAGGTTATCGAAGGCGTGATCAAAGAATCACGCCTTTTGTGGAGTTTCAGCTGTTCTAACAGAAATTCAAAAACGCGGCAACTTGCAGATGCAATGGGACATGTGTCTCACTCTTATTAGTCTAGTTAATAATATGTTAGGATTTGTTAGCATTAAAAGCAGGCCTATCTGCTCAATTCAGTAGTTTTTGGAATTATTCCCTCAGATTCGTCTGAATTAACTTGAGGAGCAATCCTCATTTTTCCCTCCCAAAATTTCCTTCGATCTTTCCCCTTCTTAGCTAAATCCATTATTTTTGTTCTTGTAAtttgttttccagatttaattAATGAAAGTTGAAGTTCATTCGTTCACTATTCCATTGATTCATTATTAATTGGTTTCCTTCATTCGAGCTTGATTCCTTCTGCTTCCTGCAAACTCTGGTTTCTCTGGTTTCTGTACCATAATACTACAATGTTCATGTTTCACTCCAAAACTAATTCGATATGCCTGAATGTGAATTTTTAATTCAAGTCAGTGGCAAAATGGATTCGAAACTTGATGCAATTTTGATTTGGGTAAATTACACAAACCTAGTTGTGGCTTCATCTATTGCTACACAATCTCCCTAACATTTAAAAATATTCACTTCATCCCATGAGGTTTCATGTAATTGAGAATTTGACGGCAAAGAGCAAAAGGAATTTTACTTCTGTAGATTTTGTGTGCCAACATCCACCAACATGATATTTGGGCATGTATTCAGGTTAGATCATGGGGAATCGGTTGTTGATACTGGCCAATGGCAGAGACTTGCAAATGACAATGGTAAAAGCAAAAGGAAGAAGATAAAAGGTTAAAATGGAATGAGGAATAAAAATGATAAGGAAAACAAGTCGCAAAAAAGTTAGCTTGAAAATTATTCCTAAAAagtataaaattaactaaaatctAATAATTGAGCAAATGGAGCAAAATGTCATCAAACCGTTACCTTTTATCGctttttatcacttaactttttttcacccaaaaatatcacttaACTTTTTCTAAGCTAAAAATATCACTTTACTTTTTTCTTAGCCAAATATGTCCTTCAACTCTTTAAACATAATTTATTAGTCATTCTGTTAAGTTTGTGCATTAAGGCCGTAGGAAAGTCACATAGGTGACTTGCACAAGTAATCATTGAAGAGTAAAAATATCCAAATCTTCTTTTAGAGTCAATTTTGGAAGAAAGAACAATGTTCTTGGGGCCAAAATTAGTTATATTAAAGGATCAAGAACTTTAATCAAACCACATAGAAGTCCCTAACCGAAATctaatttcaaaagaaaggcCTTCACTCCCAAAATTGGGCCATTTGCACGAAACCTAATGATATACCGAAATCTTTACCTAAAGAGATAATATAATCTTGATCTTAAGAGAAGTCCATGCCTAGTGTAAGCCCATTGCTCTTATGTTCTGTATGGATATCACCTAAGCCACCATGAGGAATTGATACTGGAGATTGCTCGTACTTTTAAGATTTTTGTTGTTCCACAGGAGGAAAACTAGTAGTTAGAAGAAGCTAATACTATACCTAAATAAGAAAGATGATGAAGTCGACCATTTCTGTGCacgattttttttaaaacttcgACTATTTTATCCATGGAACTCTTTGCGCATATCATGCATGTGATTTTTCAATAGCATTTGACGCTTAAATTTAATAGAATGACCAAGAAGTTGCatttttaatagttgagtgacATTTTTGTctaagaaaaaaattaagtgACATTTTCGGTTAAGAAAAAAGTTAAAGTGAAGAAAATCGATAAAAGATATAACGGTTTGATGATATTTTGCACCATTTACTCTCAATAATTTGATATCCCTAAAAGGATTCAATAAAAAATGTACGCAAGGGTTTAATTAGAACTATTCTAATCAACAAGCTTTGCATTTCCATAGACACTGCAAGTAGTTCGCTTGACCTCCTTTGTCACTTATTATCAAAGGTGCACAGCTTCAAGACCTTCTCCTAAATTACTGCGATGCCACTCCATTACATGCTTATAAAACCACAAAGCAAATATTCGTAGCCAAGTTGTTAAAAGAAAATGTTAATTCTTACTCATATACCAATTCCCGTGCCTCACGCTGGTGGGGGTATCAATGGGTCGGGTTCAGACCCGACCGACCCGAATCCAATAAAATTTCAGGTTTGGGTTGAAACATTCGATATTCGGACTTGAATTTGGACCCGTTTACTCTAACAAaatgggtcggatacggaatataggaTTTCGACTCGTATTCGATTTGGAtccaaataatatattaataattataaaatataaatatttttaaatatattctTTTACAAAATTAACAATATTGTAATAACTTTGTAGATTAATTTGTGGTTAGTTTTGGATTGACTATTGCGAATTATTTGTAATTTAGTTttgtaatttgatttgtttaagtTTAGAGATTGGAtttgtgattgattttggatttaatttgaaatatttaaatttGAACCCTTTAGATCTGGATGTAACCCGGACCCTGTTTCGGAATTCTAAAGTCAAAACCCGTCGGGTATACGGGTCGGATCTAAGTTTACTACATAAGCCTTCAAAATCTTATAAACAAAGTCACTGTAAATATTTTTTCCACGATGGGTTTTTTTTCCCTATCGATGAGGTTTACACACATTAAAATTTTTGGTATTAATTAATCGTATCAAGTACGCTTACAATTCAAAGAAACACTCATTTAGTCaattaaggtttttttttattttctaaaagtaTGAATTATTCTATTAACAAAAGGAGGCTAAAAGTCTAAAAAATATAAACTAATTCATATTTACTTGATTTGCAAATAtaatttaattctattattaatGTTTTTAATGTACATACATAATAGACgtcatttttttattatcaagatgtcaaaaaaaatttggaatacTAAATAATAGATATTATTTCCATTTTATTAAATGCATATAATGAATCAAATtaacaatattatgtatatgaataataatagactcatatttaaagaaaatattatatgtaattttattaaattattaattaatgaTATGAATGGGGGTCAAAAGATTAGGtaatgtttttgaaaaaaattattatcttattattttattgaaATTATAACTTTAGCTCCCCAGAATagcaaaaattattatttaatggAGACAATCGATTTATCAAATATTAATTTACAGAGATCTTGCTGTACATGTTGCGAGTTGTATGTTTATTGAACGCTTTTTACGCATTATCCATTTTActaaaaaaataactaaaaaaataacaaagtaACTAGTCAAGTTCTGAGAGCCCAGAGCAAGTTAGCGCGCCAAAATGCTGCTTTGGCGAAGCAGAGTATCAACCGTCAAGTCTCCTTTTTCTTTGGGGACTTTCGTCAAACACCTTCCAGCTTCAAATCCAAGTCCAAACCCAAGTCCCTCCACATTCAAATTCAGCCCCAGTGGAAAACCGCAGTCCATATTCACCACTCCAGCCCTGCCCAAATCCCATTTCCAGGCCTTAACTCAGaagcaacaacaacaagtccATCTCTACATCCACTCCCTCCTCGAATGGAACCAGAAGATGAACCTCACTGCTGTTAGAGGGCAAAATGAGTTAATGGAAAGGCATGTGGAGGATTCACTGGCCATTTTAGAGCCTATAAAGACCTCTTATCTCTCCCGTTGTGGGACTTCTTGCGAAAACCTGAATCTTATTGACGTCGGTAGCGGGGCGGGCCTTCCAGGAATAATTCTTGCTATTGCTTGCCCTGGTATATTATAGTTTTTTTCCCTAGTTGGACTGTTGATGATTCAAGAAATTAGAGTTTTGTTTGATGAACATTGTTGATAAAGGATCACCATGATGTATAGTTGGttggaattgaaatgaaacACTGATGAATGTTGGTTCTTGCTTATGTGAAGGCTGGAAAGTTACCCTTTTGGAGTCTATGAATAAGCGTTGTGTTTTCTTGGAGCATGCGGTTGGCGTCACCGGTCTGTCAAATGTGCAAGTTATAAGAGAAAGAGCTGAGGTAATGGCTTTGAAAATTGCTGGCTTGGCATGTGGTTTGATAATGCTGCAATACTTGTCTCAACACTGAAATTCTAATTGGATTGGGCTGATAGATCTTGATCTTTTTCTCTTGGTATTCTTCATTAATGATTGATGACATGACTTAAGTTCTAGTCATTTAACTTCAATTCCCTTTCTTTAGCTTGCATCtcgttcttttctttcccttttttgcGCCTATGTTCTGTTTCGTGATTTCTTAACCAGGATTCTGATCTCCCAATGCAAATCCTTGAAAGTAGGGATGGTAATGGGGCAGGGGTGGGGCCAGCCACCTAAAAATTGTACCAGCACCCACATCCCCTGCCCTGCATTCTTAACCCCATCCCATTATGTAGCCTCTGTGGTTCTCCGTTGGGTGCCCTCTTACTgtgtttttatttaaaaaaaaaaaaatggagccaCACCAAACATTCAATCACAATGTAAAAAGTATGAAAATgtcattaaaatttcaaaattctttTATCCCTAGTTCATATCTACTTTCTTTATCATAGAACACCTCTTTCTAGTGCCTTCAGTTGAACGAATCAAGGAGGTATTGGTCTATTTGGCAGTGCTGCATCTATGAGCTTAATTTGTCGTAGTCCATAGATAAGTTCTTTTATAAACTTCTACTGTAAGAGTTTCCCTATATTGTCATTTGAAGTTGGCTGGGGGTGAGTTCTGCTCTTATAGGGCTCATGCTTTCTGTTGTTCTACATGTGTAAGAATTATAACCAAACCTAGGATAGCTAGTCTCCTTAATGAGCTTCACAATCCATTTTACATCTCAGTATATCTATAATAAGTGGTACTTCAATCAATTTGTCAGAACTTCTCCTCGGTATGCTGGATTCTCATGTTCATTTTCCTTATACTATATTCTATTTCTCTGTGTGACGGGAACACGTTCTTTCCCAGTGTAATTGACTGTTCCTGATCAGAGAATGAAGTTTTTCGTTTTTTAATCCTTTCTGCAATTCTTTTGCTGTagtcaaatttatatttttaataaattcattttcctgaactttgtgTATGATAGAACCTGGGACACAATCCTGGGTTCAGAGAGGCGTTTGACGTTGCTGTAGCCAGAGCAGTTGCAGAAATGAGAGTTTTAGGTAAATGCAACTGGATAAGGACATAAAATAAGGTCATATCCTGTATGTTTATATGCGTCTCCATGtgcattcatatatttttttaattatttgtatTCCTTTAGTGTATCTATGAGTACTATATTGTTCTTCAAGGATCTTTTTGAATCTTTCAGCTGAGTATTGTCTTCCTCTAGTACGTGTGGGTGGATTGTTTGTAGCAGCAAAGGGCCATAACCCTCAGGTTTGCATTTACCAATCCctttaaaatttttcttctaCTTCTGTGAGAAATGCATGgcttccttttcctttgaagACCCTAATTACTGAAGATCAGTGATGCAACATAAGCTTTTCTGCAGGCTTTTCCAATTCTAGATAGGACAAGTACTTTAACAGCAGTCTTTTGTGGTATTGGTCAGAACATTTGGTAGCAGCGATTACATCTGTGGATAAATTTGGGGCTTAGACTAGTGGAATTCTGTAGTTTTTGAGTTGTTTGAAGGGTAAGTACAGTCGTCCTGCTTGCTGCAGATATAAGTACCATGTAACAGGCTGTTTGATTACTTTGTCTAAT encodes:
- the LOC113742933 gene encoding uncharacterized protein isoform X1 → MLLWRSRVSTVKSPFSLGTFVKHLPASNPSPNPSPSTFKFSPSGKPQSIFTTPALPKSHFQALTQKQQQQVHLYIHSLLEWNQKMNLTAVRGQNELMERHVEDSLAILEPIKTSYLSRCGTSCENLNLIDVGSGAGLPGIILAIACPGWKVTLLESMNKRCVFLEHAVGVTGLSNVQVIRERAENLGHNPGFREAFDVAVARAVAEMRVLAEYCLPLVRVGGLFVAAKGHNPQEEVKSAKRAVNLLGASVLQTCNVESKSKYGHRTAIICLKDGTTPKKYPRDPGTPTKLPL
- the LOC113742933 gene encoding uncharacterized protein isoform X2; amino-acid sequence: MLLWRSRVSTVKSPFSLGTFVKHLPASNPSPNPSPSTFKFSPSGKPQSIFTTPALPKSHFQALTQKQQQQVHLYIHSLLEWNQKMNLTAVRGQNELMERHVEDSLAILEPIKTSYLSRCGTSCENLNLIDVGSGAGLPGIILAIACPGWKVTLLESMNKRCVFLEHAVGVTGLSNVQVIRERAENLGHNPGFREAFDVAVARAVAEMRVLAEYCLPLVRVGGLFVAAKGHNPQEEVKSAKRAVNLLGASVLQTCNVESKSKYGHRTAIICLKDGTTPKKYPRDPG
- the LOC113740864 gene encoding uncharacterized protein, which gives rise to MAQLLANLNDKGKDLEGGSSEPELGHQEVNRRRKVQKGVQDRYESRDYITLSRLPKVDLPTFTGENPREWIRKANKYFKINGVEEEMKSEVAELYFRDKADIWFHGVFNGRDAIPWEELCNALCKRFGDGFPEEAIEEFNKLMQTGTVADYLEQFEMLKALVMPSLPHLQDCYYKTYFLSGLKEEIVTMVKMAKPKTLADAIEVAKLQERNLRALQKIHKTTSYSSNFQKPLLKTPNYSKSPDKSPSYPKFFDKPIPKTHNNYTNTQNQFKRLTPAELNLRREKGLCFKFTEPYTIGHVCRQSHLNLLIMEEEGMATTEVEGEKKDENDVFCDCIGGELENEHMEVSIHALAGGSEHKTIRIKGMIKGKAIVALVKSGSTHCFIDEQGYEFQHQFNTLRLGGCDMILGVDWLARYNPMEFDFRGLSMKFRKEKQQVSAVVDKEPDQEPTPPEMEKLLQEFKDVFQEPQGLPPERSQDHCITLKEGAKPFQIRPYRCPYIQKTEIEKLVQEMLQTGIIQLSSSPFASPVLLVKKKDGSWRFCVDYRQLNELTVKNKFPISLIDELLDELHGSKYFTKIDLRAGYFQIRVRKEDIPKTAFRTHQGLYKFKVMPFELTNAPATFQGLMNQVFQKQLRKRVLVFFDDILIYSPTLVEHVKHVTEVLGIMRQH